The Carassius carassius chromosome 32, fCarCar2.1, whole genome shotgun sequence DNA window GAATACTTTTTTAGggcccacttttttttttcttttgacacaCTCACCCGAATCTTGATAGTCCTTGTTTTCCCTCCACAGTTCTTTTTTAGAAGCATTTTCTGAAACAAAAGCAGAGCAAAGGAGAAATTGTGGTTAAAAGGAATGACATAAACCTTCCATAAATCTATACAAAGCCAAACTCCACAATGAGGAACAAGTTTTcataatttgtaaatataaacatttactaCTTTTTTGCCCTTGAGCTGTTCTGGAAGAGCTGTGGAAGCTCTGGGCCACTAAAAACCAAAACGAATGACTCTTTTATGTAACAGAGCAAAACATCCAGTGGGCCGCCTCCTCAGGACAACCTGAGAAAAAGGAAAATCTGTTTGCTTTCCTTACCCAGAACTCTGCTGTCAGTGCTAAATTAAAGACTGATGACTCAAGATCAGAGGTTAACTCCATCtctttacagttcattttaaaaacagtatACTTAGGACTTAGGAGACTAAGCAGTTCATTACAGTGAAAACAATCAGCGATCCTCATACACAacttttatgataaaaaaataaaataaaataaaaaaacctgcacTGAATGACAATTTCTACACTATTTTGCCTCATTTCAAACTGTGACaatctttcttttgtggaacaaaaaggagatgtttagcagaatgttcatgctgcaccAAAGACCAGGACTatcaatggacaaaaggttttagTAGTCCAGTTTAAAAGTAGTCCAAAAGACTCATGTGTCAAAATCCTTTTTAAAGACAGGAACAGAACAAAATTCAGTCACTGATCATCTTGAACTTCAAATCTTAATGGTTTTATTGtgtgaaaaaaagcacaaaaaaaacagcatgagcatactgcaaaacatttttcttttctttgaaacAATATAAAGAACCCTCTTGTGTCTGTAGAGATAATTTTAAACATCATATTACAAACAGGGTTTTTCATTACAGTAAAAACAACCAAGATTTTTCAAAGCAATCTATGAGGAAATACCTAAAGGAAGATTAATGCACATTTCAAGCAGTATCTTTGGTCTACAAGGGAAAatcccagtaaaaaaaaaaacaacaacccaggAATTGTCAAATTTGTCCAGATCTGATTGACTGGGAGCCAAGGTTCAAACCCAAGTGGAGTTTAAAATGAGCTTGGCCTCATTTCAAAGTTCCCAAAAAGGGTCATATGTTTGTCAAGCTCACTCAACCATGGAGGGCAGCATTTAGACATCTGTCAGACAAACCATTAATTTCACTCAAACAATAGCTGGACCCCTGGATTTGAGATATAAGTAACTGCATATGTGCAGGAATGGATTAGTTGGTAAGGATTATTAATGAAAAACTAACACGACTCTTGGCCAAATGTAGCACAACATATTAACATAACAGCTGTCGTATATAATTAAACGTGATGCGTAGAAGAGTGAGGCTGGACGTGGATTATTTCATGTTTACAACTTCAGCCAATAATGCTGATAAGACTTAGTAAGACTTAATATTTagaggttaaaaacagatttgatttttgaaaattaaagcaaaatgatctTTTAGCAGCTTACTTTAATAGTCTCGCATATTGTTTTTCCATCAACACCTCCCATTCCACTtgaccaagcacacacacacaaacacacacacacacacacacactcatacgcacacacacacacagtgcactcCGAGTGTCTTATGGTCCCCAGCCATCTTCATTCAgctcctctctctttctgttctcGCATTTTTGCTCTTTCTGTCTCCACATATCCTTTTTTCCATTCTGTACAATCTGGTCTGTATATTTGAACACCTGAAGACAAAACTACTAGGTTTACTTGTCCTACTTTGCTATTTCATTCACTCTATTGGGCTTTTGTTTAAAGAGAGGGAGGGGGGCTGACATCTGTcatcctctttttctctctggaGGTGGCGGGCACAAAGCCCTGGAGCACATGGAGTTGTCTGAGTAAGTATAGTTGTGTGCATTGGTCCTGCATTGTTTTCAAACTCAGCCATTGAGTCAACAAGAACTGTTGGTCAGAAACAGTACTCTGAAGAGATTTTACATCAGAATCGAAGATGGTCTTTGGAGTTAAATTATTTAAGAAGAACTAATTTTTTTCCAAGTCATTTTTCACAATGACTGGTTCTAATGTCTCTTTGATGTTTGTATGTAGTCAATTTACctcaaaatcatacaggttttccTAGCGGAGTAACCAGAGTTTCCAATACTTTTGCAGAAACAAAAAGTGTCCACATAGTTTTGCCTTAACAGAAAAGTATCTAtcgttttataatttaaaatttatacGTTTGCTAAATGttctgtttaataaattatttggaAAAAAGCCACTTAATTTACTACTGTTTCTAATGCAATAATGTAATGTACACATTTTTAAGTCTGACTGCGtctctaaataaatacaaatacatatatgttGAACCCTTTTAAACTATAAACAATTGCTTCCAGCCAACTGTCCTATGAATTTATGCTTAATGTAAACAATGCTTTATGCGTGTGCTTGCATCACAGTGTGCTAATTTTTATGTCCGTATGAGTATTTTTCTCACATGCACTTATTGCTTATTGCCCATTTTCTCACATGCACTTATTGCTTATtgcttatttcattcattttaatgcattatcttTGAGGGTTCCTTCTATTTGTATTATACAGGATTAGACATGGATTGTTTTTCTAAACATCTTAGAAAGAAAGTCCAAAACATTTaggtggaatatccctttaaacTGATCTGTTTTTTGTTCATAGTTTGTACAGCCATTTGCTGTAAGTCTCAAAGCAATTATGTTTTTTGGTAATATTCAAATCTGATTTGCAAACCCTTCACATTGACAGACTGATATGGTAAAGTGTCCCtatattttttgtctttgtcCCCAGTTTATCCATTTGGACCCggaaagcatgttgtagctctgTTGAGTGAATTTGATCTCCAACCCCCATCCATTTCTTTAGCCTTTTTGCTAAAATATGTTAGTGTCACATGCCTTTATACTATTAGGACAATTTTCAGTGACTAATTTCAGGAATAATTTCTTCCGCATTGTTATCAACCTTTGTACTTTCCTCTGGATGGTTGAGAATAGGGTTAAGACTTCTAGTGTTTATAGAATATGATGCTTAATGACCAACAAAAGATGGTTATGTCATCATATGTTTCTTGTTGGCTAAATAAGAACTTCAGGGAAAATGAGTGTCTCTTACCTGCTGCATTTTCTCCAGGTCCAAGCTGGGGCGACCTGGTTCTCCTGTGCAAGTGGGCCGGTGCCGCCAGTAAGGCATTGAAGGTTGTTCAAAGTGGCTGAGAATAATGGGGCGGACAGGAAGGCGGGCCGGGGTATGGGAAGGCTTGAGAGCTCGAGGAGGAGAGGAGCTGAAGAGAACAGGGCTGGGAGAAGCGGCGCTCAAGCGAGGTCCAGCTGACGATTCATTTGGCCCACACAGGTCCTTCACCTCCTCATCACTAGAGGCGCTGCTCATGTCTCCATGTCTGTGCCACTTTCGACCCCCCTCAGCCCCCGTGGCTCCTGCGATGCGCTCCAGCTCCTCTTCAGAACTGTGATGGTCCAAGATTGGGTCCAGGAGTAAACGGAGACGTCGTAAGTGGGCGGGAGAGAGAATGCCCTGATTGTGCTGCTGGCTAGTAGCTAGAGGGGTCAAGGCACAGTTTCGTCGCCGCTCTGCAAGGGGTGCAATATAGCCGAAAGATGTAATTTAGCAAAATATAAACttgaaaagacatttaaaacaggGACAATACCATGAAGCATATTGGGTTTGAATGTCTTGCTCAAGAGCACAATGATATTTAATGTCTTGTTCCTTAAGGGGTTGTTCACACTGATAAACACTGCTAGAGGTTAGTTGCTAGTCTATATTAATACTGAACTGCAGTATCAAACTGTATCATGAGGTGGATCACCTAAGCTCCATTGTCTTCACTTCTTTGGTAGATGCCATATTGAGTCACTGCTCAGTTGAATTAGGTTTAAACTAGGGGTTGCACTGAGTAATCGACTAGTCTACTTCAATGGTCTGCCATGATACTTTAAGCTTGACATTGACTAGTTGCTGGTCCTATAGAGGATAGGAAATctttgaaggacttccacatttacgctccgattccaaacagttaaaattacaaataaatgcatactcTGAAAGACATAGGAcatgtgtgattatattactggatgctcgAAACTGAATGGGAGAATGCACATTTTAAACAGCTTATTGTACAGTTAAGTTAATCGCCGTTCTAATGGGCTGCTGCACTGTAACGCACACACATAGACTACAAACAGTAGCACTTTacataacgtactcggttactaaatgtaacctcggttctctctagaagagcgaacgagtactgcgtcttagctaagacgctacgggaaaagtctcttttcacgaaatactgaagcaaaaaattatccttaattttgtatttttgtaaagcgcatttgcagcagtacacagccataggcgagacggctcgttcgctcattggcttgttctgcggcaactgcacagcctatcgagcgcaggctgatgcaacatcagaccaataagggcgcttcgcgcccttcttacCACTTCCCgcagaaacgggtgtggcccaacctataaaaggagctcgaaaaggctgactcacctgatttatttcatcgccgaagctaaccagagtgaatcgtatgcacggcagagaacgcagtactcgtttgatcttctagagagaaccgaggttacgtttagtaaccgagtacgttctcttacgagagctctctcgtactgcgtcttagctaagacgctacgggaacccaatgtaaaacgccgtgcgtgcagggatcacacaccaataaacctgaagcaacgcccaggatttacagtgcacagtcacctgagggactcacagagagtccaggacagaaaaggggaaaagccctccgtcctatatctagcagcatccgtagatgcggcaatatgacatcacacagccgaggcaaggcctggccaatgtggcaatgcgggtcttacgcaatactgcccatataacagtcggcagcgcatagcgctcgagaactcagaattcccctcagggccctgattcgactataccgacagcagccttgcttgcaaggcgggaacctccaggttatataACCTGAttaatgtagacggcgaggcctaacctgccgccatacatatatcctgcaaggagatcccagtagaccacgcccacgacgaggcgacgcctcttgtggagtgtgctctgacgcccaacgggcactgaaggcccctggaagcgtaagctaacgctatggcgtcaactatccatctggatagagtctgtctcgaaacagcccttcccttggaacgtccaccgaacgagacaaacagctgctccgtctgccaaaaggcagcagagcgagacacataagctcttaaaaccctgacagggcaaagaagactcgagtctccatccgcccctgacaccggcagggcagacagggcaataacctgagcctgaaacggtgtgttgagggatttcggcacataaccgtgcctaggtttgagtatgacccttgagtcattgggcccaaactccaagcacgactggctcaccgagagtgcgtgcaaatcacccacacgcttcaccgaataCTGACAAGAataaaacgccgcgatggccgccacataaactttgagcgtggatggggctctgcccttatccaacagctcctgtaggaaggagacatttcccaacaccacagcagtaatgactttatgaactactttacttctaaaatcgatactattagagataaaattgcaaccattttagccgtcagctacagtatcacatcagacagtgcactatagaccccctgaggaacagttccactcattctctaccataggagaggaagaattgtataaacttgttaaatcatctaaaccaacaacatgtatgttagaccctataccatctaagctcctaaaagaggtgcttccagaagtcatagatcctcttctgactattattaattcttcattgtcattaggatatgtccccaaaaccttcaaactggctgttattaagcctctcatcaaaaaaccacaacttgaccccaaagaactagttaattatagaccaatctcgaatctcccttttctgttcaagatactagaaaaggtggtatccacacaattatattccttcttagagaaaaatggtatatgtgaggatttccagtcaggatttagaccgtatcgtagtactgagactgctctccttagagttacaaatgatctgctcttatcatctgatcgtgggtgtatctctctattggttttattggatcttagtgctgtgtttgacacaattgaccacaacattcttttgcatagacctgaacactttgttggcatcagtggaagtggattagcatggtttaaatcgtacttatatgaccgccatcagttcgtagcagtgaatgaagatgtatcctatcgatcacaagtgcagtatggagtacctcaaggctcagtactagggccgctactcttcacgctttatatgttacccttgggagatatcatcaggaaacatggtgttagctttcactgttatgctgatgatactcagctctatatttcttcgcagcccggtgaaacacaccaatttgaaaaactaatggattgcatagtcaatataaaaaactggatgacgagtaatttcttactgctaaattctgacaaaacagaggtgttaattataggacctaaaaactctgcttgtaataacctagaacactgtctaagacttgatggttgctctgtcaattcttcgtcatcagttaggaacctaggtgtgctatttgatcgcaatctttccttagaaagccacgtttctagcatttgtaaaactgcatttttctcatttatctcaaaaatatatctaaattacggcctatgctctcaatgtcaaatgcagaaatgttaatccatgcatttatgacctcaaggttagattattgtaatgctttattgggtggttgttctgcacgcttagtaaacaaactacagctagtccaaaatgcagcagcaagagttcttactagaaccaggaagtatgaccatattagcccggtcctgtcaacactgcactggctccctatcaagcatcgcatagattttaaaatattgcttattacttataaagccctgaatggtttggcaccaaagtatttgaatgagctccttttacattataatcttctacgtccgctacgttctcaaaactcaggcaatttggtaatacctagaatatcaaaatcaactgcaggcggcagatccatTTCCTATTttgcgcccaaactctggaataacctacctaacattgttcgggaggcagacacactcttgcagtttaaatctagattaaagacccatctctttaacctggcatacacataacatactaatatgctcttattatccaaatccgttaaaggatttttagactgcattaattaggtaaaccggaaccggaaacacttcccataacaccctatgtacttgctgcatctacgctaatatttgtctgtttctctcttgttccaaggtcaccgtggccaccagatccagtctgtgtctagatcagagggtcactgcagtcacccggatccagtacgtatccagaccagatgctggatcagcacctagaaaggacctctacatccctgaaagacagtggagaccaggacaactagagccccagatacaaatcccctgtaaagaccttgtctcagaggagcaccaggacaagaccacaggaaacagatgattcttctgcacaatctgactttgctgcagcctggaattgaactactggtttcgtctggtcagaggagaactggccccccaactgagcctggtttctcccaaggtttttttctccattctgtcaccgatggagtttcggttccttgctgctgtcgcctctggcttgcttagttggggacacttcatctacagcgaattcgttgacttgattgcaaataaatgcacagacactatttaactgaacagagatgacataactgaatccaatgatgaactgcctttaactatcattttttcattattgacactgttttcctaatgaatgttgttcagttgctttgacgcaatgtattttgtttaaagcgctatataaataaaggtgacattgaaagtaatgattttttaatgtttgcgggtgtagagaccattcgcccgtaggaacattgcctctggacagcctgtctggacccagattctgcagcccaggcacatgcactgctctcagcgagcgcacgttgcgctgagcccaaaccacgaggcgttccgtcagcctgcacaggtttcgagacccgagaccgccccggcgatttatgtaggacaacacggacatgttgtccgaacggactacgacgtggtgatccttgatatgggaaCAAAAGCGCGtaagcgcgttctccactgccagcatttccaggcagttgatatgatggagcttttcccgttctgaccataggccaaaggacggtctgccctcgagcagcgctccccatcccgaagtggaagcgtccgtcgacaccatcttcacattcggggaagtccccaggcttacacctgatcggtaccagccgttcgctgtccaaggtgctagagccgcaacacagctctgatcgaccttgaaatgcagccagccagacgcccacgctctgcgcggcacccgagccttcagccagaactgcagggggcgcatgcggagcaggcccagctgcagagccggagatgctgaggccatgaggcccagcatcttttgacagtgtttgagcgacacggtcgcgccgcagcggaaagaactcgctgcgcgctgaatgcccatcacgcgctgtggtgacagccgcgccgtcatggaacacgagttcagaactatacccagaaacaggatcgtctgactggggttcagcgaactcttcgcccaattgacactgaggccgagcttctcgaggtgatcgagtaaaacggccctgtggtccacgagctccgctcgtgattgggccagaaccagccagtcatccaaataattcagcactcgtatgcctctgagtctgagaggagcacatctgaggcggggagcgcgctgatcacagcgggcagatcgctcttcctcgaccccgtcccggcgcttaaccgactggggggaggctgagcgggtcccgtgggactcgatatatctgtgagtaaccgtgggctgcatgtgtgcacatttaccactttcaactcgctgtctgcctgtgcagaatgtacgtgcacgggcctcgtttttacagaagccccgcgccgtatgtgacatagtgtatgtgggcactgggaagtgggcacgtttactatgcggcgcgctcgaccgatctgtgtcgatcttatgtgcgctagccctgtgtgcagggctgtgcttacatgtggagatgggcactgagtagtgggcatcatcactgcatttatagcaccatcggccgtggctggacgagcgtgcacgggtttcgtttttacagaaaccacatgacgcgtgagacatagtaattgtgggcactgaggggtgggcacgcttactatgcagtgtgcgcgaccgacttgagtcgtcaTTATGGGCACAgaccctgtgtgcagggctgtgcttacatgtggagatgggcactgaggagtgggcatcgtcactacattttatagcaccatcggccgtggccggaacaccagaaaaaacactctttttgtgaaacatctgggtagccgtgataacggcttttgtgtgcaggcaagcgggcactcgtgcaggcttgcgcattgcagaggacactgaggcagtcacaactcttggaactgcaacagcggcgcgcttgggtgagagcttggccgcagcggaactcgaacaccggcgctttcccagcagtgctaggatgctttcggagcttctggcttcaccgcaatcctctgccgcggctcccgcggcgcgggggcgatggcttgaagagcgagaacgggtcccgagctgcgttgctgacgctgtcgcgatgacgcagcaggaggcggtgggcgtgactgagagctctgtg harbors:
- the LOC132113032 gene encoding uncharacterized protein LOC132113032, which gives rise to MMKTLTKKLRRHSLNEIHPFQLKISYHGSEEGGESEDSEGENQELAQIDRERRRNCALTPLATSQQHNQGILSPAHLRRLRLLLDPILDHHSSEEELERIAGATGAEGGRKWHRHGDMSSASSDEEVKDLCGPNESSAGPRLSAASPSPVLFSSSPPRALKPSHTPARLPVRPIILSHFEQPSMPYWRHRPTCTGEPGRPSLDLEKMQQKMLLKKNCGGKTRTIKIRNLSGGRHGPRYSYDPSIFAFRPLSNAPPCSPLLTAEEPPCA